The genomic segment GACCCGGACACGATCGTCTTCCTCGACGAGCGCCAGCGGCCCACCCACCTCGGATTCGGGGGCAACGTGCCCGACACACAGCCCGGTCGTGCCACCGGAGAAACGGCCATCGGTGATGAGCAACACATCCTTGCCCAACCCTGCACCTTTGATCCCCGCCGTGATCTGCAGCATCTCCCGCATCCCGGGTCCTCCCTTGGGTCCTTCGGTGCGGATGACGACGACGTCCCCGTGCCGAATCTGATGTTTGAACAGGGCATCGAGGGCCCCCTGCTCACCATCGAACACCCGGGCAGGGCCTTCAAACGAGTCGAGCTCGATTCCGGCCACCTTGACGACTGCTCCTCCGGGAGCGAGTGAGCCACGGAGCACGGCGATGCCCCCCTCGCCGGCCAGCGGACGATCCACCGGAGCCAGCACGTCCTGGCCGTCGGGCACCTCGACCTCGGCGAGGTTCTCGGCCATCGTCGCACCGGTCACGGTCAGAACGTCGCCCTCCAGCAGCCCGGCGTCGAGCAGCACCTTGAGGACCGCCGGCACGCCACCGATCCGGTCCAGGTCGACCATGTGATAGCGGCCAAACGGCTTGAGATCACCGATGTGGGGTGTCCTGCGCGAAATCCGATCGAAGTCCTCGAGGGTCAGCTCGACTCCGGCCTCATCGGCGATGGCCAGCAGGTGCAGTACGGCGTTGGTGGAACCGCCCAAGGCCATCACCGTGGTGATGGCGTTCTCGAACGCCGGTCGGGTCATGATCTGTCGAGGTCGGATGTCCGCTTCGAGCAGCGCCATCACCGCCTTGCCCGAAGCCACGGCGAATTCGTCGAGACGTGGGTCGGAGGCGGGGACCGCCGCCGAGCCGGGCAGCGACATGCCAATCGCCTCACCGACCGAAGCCATCGTGTTGGCGGTGAACATTCCGGCGCAGGAGCCCTCCCCGGGGCAGGCGTGGCGCTCGATGTCGAGCAGCTCCTCCTTGGTGAGGGTCCCCTCCGAAAAGGCGCCGATTCCCTCGAAGACGTCGACGATCGAGATGTCCTTTCCCCGCCAACGTCCCGGCAGGCTCGAGCCTCCGTAGAGGAAGACGCTCGGCAGGTTGGTGCGGGCGGCCGCCATCAACATCCCGGGAAGCGACTTGTCGCAGCCGGCGATGGTGACCATGCCGTCGAAACGCTCGGCGTGCATGACCAACTCGACCGAGTCGGCGATCACTTCCCGTGACACGAGGGAGGCGCGCATCCCCTCATGGCCCATCGCGATCCCGTCCGACACGGCGATGGTGGCGAACACGAGGCCGACACCTCCCCGGTCGCGCACACCCTGTTTGGCGCGCTTGGAGAGGCGTGGCCCGCTGAGATTGCACGGCGTAACCTCGTTTCCGGCCGACACCAATCCGATCTGCGGCTTGGCGAAATCCTCATCGGTGAGCCCGACTGCTCGGAGCATGGCCCGGGCACCTGCCTTGGAGGAACCCTCGGTGACGTCTTGGGAGTGGATCTTGTGTGCCATGGCGGAGATCATACGCATCGAAGTCCTGGCCGGCGACACGTGCCGGTGGTTGACAATTTCGTCGCTAATGCGTATGTTCCTTACGCCAATGAACCACAGCTACATTCTCGTACTTATGTAACGCACACGCCCCAAGCCCGGTGTGTGCGTTTCCCAGCCCTCCCAAAGCGGAGGGTTTCTTGCACCCCGAGCACCCCGGCGCCCTGCCAACCCAGTGACTGAAAGGGCCAGACCTTGACCAAGAGAACCGGAGCCGAAGTCCTCATCACCTCCCTCGAGTCGGAAGGTGTAGACGTTGTTTTCGGAGTCCCCGGCGGCGCGATCCTCCCCGCCTACGACCCGCTCTACGACAGCCCGATCCGTCACATCCTCGCCCGCCACGAGCAGGGCGCCGGCCACATGGCCGAGGGTTACGCCTGGGCGACCGGAAAGGTCGGAGTATGCATCGCCACTTCGGGTCCGGGTGCCACGAACCTGGTCACACCCCTTGCCGACGCCCTGATCGATTCGGTTCCACTGGTCGCGATCACCGGTCAGGTGGCTACCCGCTCCGTCGGCAACGATGCCTTCCAGGAGGCATACACGGTTGGTATCACGATGTCCGCCACCAAACACAACTACTTCGTGACCGACCCGAACGACATCGCCGATGCGGTCCATGAGGCGTTCCACATCGCGGCCACCGGGCGACCCGGCCCGGTGTTGATCGACATCCCCAAGGATGTGCTGGCCGGCCTGGCCACAAACCACACGCCTCAGGAGATACACCTGCCGGGCTACAAGCCAAGATCGGAAGGGCATTACCGCAAGGCGAAGGAGGCGGTGTCGCTGATCGCTTCGGCCACACGCCCGGTCCTGTACGTCGGCGGCGGGATCATCAAGGCAGGCGCCCACGAGGAGGTGCGCCGGCTGGCCGAGGCGGCCAACCTGCCGGTGGTGACGACCCTGATGGGGCGTGGCGCCTTCCCGGACCACCATCCGCTCGCCCTCGGTATGTCGGGCATGCACGGAACCTACACGGCGACCACCGCCATTCAGAAAGCAGACCTGCTGATCGCGATCGGTGTCAGGTTCGACGATCGTGTCACCGGCGACCCGGCTTCGTTCGCTCCCCACGCCAAGGTGATCCACGCCGATATCGATCCCGCCGAGATCGGCAAGGTTCGCAAGGCGGACGTCCCGATCGTCGGCGACGCCCGGCGGGTGCTCGGTCAGCTGCTCGACGAATGGGGCGACCGAGAGATCCCCGACCGGACATCCTGGTTGACGATCCTGAACGACTGGCAGCACGAGTATCCGCTGAAATACGACCAGCAGCCGGATGGGCCGATCAAGCCCCAGTACGTGATCGAGGAGCTCTACCGGCTGACCGGAGGCGATGCCATCCTGGTCTCAGGAGTCGGGCAGCACCAGATGTGGGCATCGCAGTTCTGGAAGTTCGACGAGCCGAACCGGTGGATCAACTCGGGAGGGCTGGGCACCATGGGGTTTGCGGTTCCGGCCGCCGTCGGCGCCAAAGCCGGAAAACCCGACGAACTCGTGTACGCGATCGACGGCGACGGCTGCTTCCAAATGACCCTTCAGGAACTGATCACCGCCGCCACGGAGCAGATCCCCGTGAAGATCGCCGTCATGAACAACGGCGCCCACGGCATGGTAAAACAGTGGCAGAAGCTCTTCTACTCCGGGCGCTTCTCGGCCACTCTGCTCGGCGACAAGGTCGACTACGTCCAGCTGGTGGAGGGGATGGGCTGTGCGGGGCTGCGCGCCCAGACACCCGAGGAAGTCGCCCCGGTCATCGAGAAGTCACTGGCGATCGACGATCGGCCGGTCGTGGTCGAGTTCGTCGTCGATCCGGACGAAATGGTGTTCCCGATGGTACGTGCCGGAGGGACGAACGACGAGGTGATGATCGGTCCCGACACGATCGTCAAGCAGAATCCGAACGACATCCCGAGATTGGACACGTAACCGTGAGCAATTCCATGCAGATACAACACACGTTGTCGGTGCTCGTCGAGGATAGGCCGGGAGTGTTGGCGCGGGTATCACTGTTGCTGGCCCGCCGCGGGTTCAACATCCACTCGCTGGCCGTCGGACCCGCCAGAGACGATGGCACGGCGCTCATGACCATCGTTGTCGAGGCCCCGGAACTGGAACAGGTGAAGAAGCAACTGCACAAGCTGATCAACGTCGTGAAGATCGCAGAACTGGACCCTGAACAGTCCCTCGAGCGCGAGATCATGATCGTACGCGTCAGCGCTCCTTCCAGCCGCCGAGGCGAGGTATTGGAGGTGGCCGCGATCTTCAAGGCAATCGCCGTGGACGTCGGTCCCGCGACGATCGCCTTCCAGGTCACAGGCGATGCGACCAAGCTCAGAGACTTCCTGAATCTGGTCCGCCCCTACGGAATCACCGACCTCGTAACATCCGGACGGATAGCGATGGCCAGAGAAGTGAAGAACAACAGCGCAAGCTTGCGCGCGATCGGCTGAGAGGGAACATGGCCACCA from the bacterium BMS3Abin02 genome contains:
- the ilvD gene encoding dihydroxy-acid dehydratase; the protein is MRMISAMAHKIHSQDVTEGSSKAGARAMLRAVGLTDEDFAKPQIGLVSAGNEVTPCNLSGPRLSKRAKQGVRDRGGVGLVFATIAVSDGIAMGHEGMRASLVSREVIADSVELVMHAERFDGMVTIAGCDKSLPGMLMAAARTNLPSVFLYGGSSLPGRWRGKDISIVDVFEGIGAFSEGTLTKEELLDIERHACPGEGSCAGMFTANTMASVGEAIGMSLPGSAAVPASDPRLDEFAVASGKAVMALLEADIRPRQIMTRPAFENAITTVMALGGSTNAVLHLLAIADEAGVELTLEDFDRISRRTPHIGDLKPFGRYHMVDLDRIGGVPAVLKVLLDAGLLEGDVLTVTGATMAENLAEVEVPDGQDVLAPVDRPLAGEGGIAVLRGSLAPGGAVVKVAGIELDSFEGPARVFDGEQGALDALFKHQIRHGDVVVIRTEGPKGGPGMREMLQITAGIKGAGLGKDVLLITDGRFSGGTTGLCVGHVAPESEVGGPLALVEEDDRVRVDLPARTLDLLVDEGTLDRRRAVWKPHAPRYPSGALAKYAKLVGSAEHGAVTG
- the ilvB gene encoding acetolactate synthase large subunit; its protein translation is MTKRTGAEVLITSLESEGVDVVFGVPGGAILPAYDPLYDSPIRHILARHEQGAGHMAEGYAWATGKVGVCIATSGPGATNLVTPLADALIDSVPLVAITGQVATRSVGNDAFQEAYTVGITMSATKHNYFVTDPNDIADAVHEAFHIAATGRPGPVLIDIPKDVLAGLATNHTPQEIHLPGYKPRSEGHYRKAKEAVSLIASATRPVLYVGGGIIKAGAHEEVRRLAEAANLPVVTTLMGRGAFPDHHPLALGMSGMHGTYTATTAIQKADLLIAIGVRFDDRVTGDPASFAPHAKVIHADIDPAEIGKVRKADVPIVGDARRVLGQLLDEWGDREIPDRTSWLTILNDWQHEYPLKYDQQPDGPIKPQYVIEELYRLTGGDAILVSGVGQHQMWASQFWKFDEPNRWINSGGLGTMGFAVPAAVGAKAGKPDELVYAIDGDGCFQMTLQELITAATEQIPVKIAVMNNGAHGMVKQWQKLFYSGRFSATLLGDKVDYVQLVEGMGCAGLRAQTPEEVAPVIEKSLAIDDRPVVVEFVVDPDEMVFPMVRAGGTNDEVMIGPDTIVKQNPNDIPRLDT
- the ilvH gene encoding putative acetolactate synthase small subunit translates to MQIQHTLSVLVEDRPGVLARVSLLLARRGFNIHSLAVGPARDDGTALMTIVVEAPELEQVKKQLHKLINVVKIAELDPEQSLEREIMIVRVSAPSSRRGEVLEVAAIFKAIAVDVGPATIAFQVTGDATKLRDFLNLVRPYGITDLVTSGRIAMAREVKNNSASLRAIG